The Dokdonia sp. 4H-3-7-5 genomic interval CACACCTTCGTCAAAAGTCCACGGCTCTTGATCTCCATGATGCCCAGAAGAGTGGGTACGGCAGAAAGGGTGAAATACTCCTAGCTGTATCCATCTTGCATAAAGCTCTCCAGTAGGTTGCTCTGCAAACCCGCCTATATCTGTACCTGTAAAACTCATCCCCGAGATACACATACGTTGCACTTGGATGTTTGCTACCCAAAGGTGCTCCCAGCTAGCTACGTTATCACCCGTCCATGAACTTGTGTAACGTTGCGCACCAGAGTATGCAGACCTTGTGATTACAAACGGTCGCTTAGGATACGCAAATTTCTTCACACCTTCATAGGTGGCGCGAGCCATTTGAGTACCATAAATGTTATGCGCTTTTAAGTGACTACAAGGATGACCATCATAATTATGACGCACATCTGGAGGAAATGTTTTTCCTGGAACCTCCATTACTGCAGGCTCATTCATATCATTCCACACTCCTTTTACACCTACATCTTGTATAAGCTCTTTAAATAATCCTGCCCACCAGTCACGTACTTTAGGATTTGTATAATCTGGAAAATTACATTCTCCAGGCCACACTTTACCTTTCATAGCCGGTCCATCTGCACGCTTACAGAAGTAGTCATTTTCTACTCCTTCATTATAAACCCAATAATCCTTATCAATTTTAATCCCTGGATCTATAATAACAATGGTTTTAAAACCATCATCTGCCAGTTCTTTTACCATTCTTTTAGGGTCAGGAAAATGATCTTTATTCCAAGTAAAACATCTCCAGCCATCCATATAATCAATGTCTAGATAAATCCCATCACAAGGAATTTTGAGTTCGCGAAATTTACTTGCAATCTCCTTTACATTACTTTCTGGAAAGTAACTCCATTTGCACTGGTGATATCCCAGCGCCCATAATGGCGGAAGCTCAGGAACACCTGTAAGATTCGTATAACTTGCTACAACCTCAGACATATCTGGACCATATATAAAGTAATAATTCATCTCACCTCCTTGCGCCCAGAAGCTTGTAACTCCCATACGCTCATGAGCAAAATCAAAATACGTTTTAAACGTGTTGTCAAAAAACACACCGTAAGCTTTCTTTTGATGTAGCCCTATGTAAAAAGGAACTGCTTTATATATTGGATCTTGATCCTTTGCAAATGCATATTGATCTGTAGCCCAGTTATGCATACGCTTTCCTCGCAAGTTAGAATGCATAGGCTTATCACCTAGCCCATAATAAGACTCGGCATGCTGTGCTTTTTTACTCATCTTAACGATGTTACCTCCATACTGGAAGCTCTCCTCGTAATGAAAACCTAATTCGTCTTCATTAATAAGATTCCCATTTGTATCGTAAATACTGGTCTGTAGACTCTCTTTCTCAATACGTATATGGAGCTTTGCGGTGTTGACATGGTAATATTTATCATCATCTGTAAGTTCTAGATGATTGTAGCCACGAGGTGCATCCTCATCTATCGCATAAGAAAAGTCTGGCTCAAAAACGCCACCTGTTGCAAAGCGAAAACGTATCACACTATCTCGCAATACAGTAAGTTCTAAAATTACCTCGTTTGAAGTAGTAAAATATAAGATGTCTGTCTCTTGCTTGACATCCACCACATTTTTAGGAAATTGATTCCCTTTTTGCTCTAATTCTGTATTTACAATCATAGTAATTGTTATTTCCTTTCAAATAAACACTATATCGTGTAAAAATGAAGTTAATTCGTAATTAGTTATTAACGCTAACGTTTTCGTAAGCTCAGAAAAGGTATTCATATCACCTTTAGAGCGTTTGGAACGCACAATCATGGCTTTTTTGCTAGATGTTAATCCCGCTTTCCATTACAATTCCTCATCGCGACTTTGTCTGCTCTTGTGGGATTTTCATTGCAATCGGGGTTATAGAGTCCCGCAAGTGTGCATTTATATAAGCCTAATTATTCTATCAGTTTCCCGAATTGAAATGTAGTATGCCAACTACTTTTTCAGCTCAAAAATCACTCCCGCCAAGGGCCCTATTTTTACCTCTGCCGAATGGTCTTTCCCATTCCAATAGGTTTCGGTAACATCGAGTTTTTTGTTATGATAATCACCTGTTCCAGCATACTTACTTGCGTCGCTGTTATGTATTTCGCGTAAGCTTCCTTTAAAAGGTAACCCTATGCGATATTGAGGCTGCGGTGTAGGTGTCATATTAAACACACACACAACTACGCTATTCTCATCATTGCCCTTTCTAATGTAACTTAGTATGGCATTTGTATTATCATCGTGTGCAATCCATTCGAAACCTTCTGGTTCAAACTGCTTCTCGTACAAAGCAGGTGTCAATGTATACAGGCCATTAATATCCTTGAAAGCACTTAGTGCTGCTTTGTGAATATCATATTCAAGCACGTACCAATCTAGCTGCTCTTGAAAATTCCACTCTGTACCTTGACCAAATTCGCTTCCCATAAACAGTAACTTACTACCAGGATGCGTATACATATACGTATACAAAAGCCTGAGATTTGCAAAGCGTTGCCACTCATCTCCAGGCATTCTACCTATAATAGATTTTTTACCATAGACCACCTCATCATGAGATAATGGTAGCATAAAGTTCTCTGTAAAACCATAGGTCATTGAGAAGCTAATCTCATTGTGGTGATGATTTCTATAGATAGTGTCCCTCTTGAAATAAGCAAGTGTATCATGCATCCATCCCATCATCCACTTTTGACCAAAACCTAGACCTCCTGAAAATACTGGCCTACTCACTGCTGGAAAATTAGTAGACTCCTCTGCAATGGTTTGAACGTCTGGAAAACTAGCATACACCTCTGCATTAAGTTCTTTTAGAAACGATATTACGGCGAGGTTTTCTCTTCCTCCTTGATCATTAGGCTCCCACTCGCCTTCTTCTCTACTATAATCGAGATATAGCATAGAAGCAACCGCATCTACTCTCAAGCCATCTACATGATATTGCTCTAACCAGAAGAGCGCATTACTAATCAAGAAGCTTCTCACTTCATTACGTTCGTAATTGAAAATAAGTGACTTCCAGTCGGGATGCCATCCTTTCTTTCTATCTGGGTGCTCGTAACAGGCTGTTCCATCAAAGTTACCAAGACCATGCGCATCTTCTGGAAAATGAGAAGGTACCCAGTCTAAAATTACCCCAATATCATTTTGGTGCAACGCATCTATCAAAGTCATTAACTCTTCAGGATATCCAAATCGAGAGGTAGGCGCAAAATATCCTGTAATTTGATATCCCCAGCTGGGATCATAAGGATGCTCCATCACTGGCATAAACTCCACATGTGTAAAGTTTAATTCTTTCACATAAGCCACGAGTTCGCTGGCTAGTTCTGTATAGCTAAGGCTACGATTTCCTTCATCTTGCTTTCTTCTCCAGCTTGCAAGGTGCATTTCATACACAGAGTACGGCGCATTAAGACTGTTGTGCTTATGGCGTTTTTTCATCCATGCAGCATCCTTCCAGTTATGATTTGTTTTATAAACTACAGAAGCGGTTTGAGGTGGGTGCTCTGCTCGTCTCGCGTAAGGGTCTGCCTTTTCTGTGACAACGTCGTTGTGATTGGAATGAATTTTGTATTTGTATACTTCACCATGAGCGATCTCAGGAATAAAACCTTCCCAAATCCCGCTTCCATCCCATCGCACGTTAAGAATATGCTCTTCCTCATTCCAGTAATTAAAATCACCTACAACAGATACTCGCTTTGCACTAGGTGCCCATACGGAGAAATAAGTTCCATCTACACCATCTACAGTTATGGGGTGACTACCCATTTTATCATGAAGACGATAGTGTTTCCCTCCCTTAAAAAGGTCAATGTCAAATGCTGTAAATAAGCTATGTGCTATTACTTCTGCCATTAAATAGTTGTTCCTGACACTATAGTAGCTCCATTCTTTACAACCACGATGCCATCTCGCACTACATAAGTATCTGTTTCTACATCGTCTAGATGTTTTCCTCCAGTAATGCGAACATCGTCTCCTATTTTTGCATTTTTATCAATAATACAGTTGGTTATAAAACAGCGATCTCCTATACCTACGTGTGGGATTCCTTTGTCACGAGCCGCATTAATCTCTTCAAGATCTAAGAAGCGATTGCTACCCATGACATAGCAGTTTTCAATAACCGTTCCTTTACCTATACGTGATCGTATTCCTATCACAGAATTTGCAATACGACTACCGTGTATGATACTACCTTCTGCTACTATAGATTTTTCAAGTGTTGTTCCTGAAATCTTTGTAGGTGGCAATACACGTGGTCTTGTGAGTATAGTCTGTCCTTTATTAAACAAATTGAATTTAGGCATATCTGACGTCAAGTCTATGTTTGCCTCAAAAAAGGAATCGATATTCCCTATATCTGTCCAATACCCTTCATAGGCATAACTAAGTACTTTGTGATTTTCTATAGATTGCGGAATAATCTCTTTTCCAAAATCCATAGTATCCGTCCCCTCTAGCAGATTAATCAATAAGTCTTTATTAAAAATATAAATCCCCATAGATGCGAGATAATGTTTACCCTCGCTCTTCATTGCTGGTGAAACCTCAGATTCCCATTCTGGAAGAAGTTCGGCAGCTGGTTTTTCTATAAAAGAGTCTATCATATTATCCTCTTTTGTTTTAAGTATACCAAAAGATGTAGCATCTTTTGCATTTACAGGCAGTGATGCAATACTTATCTCTGCTCCCGAAGCTTTGTGAGCATCTAGCATTTCATTAAAATCCATCTGATACAATTGATCTCCAGAGAGTATCATAATATAATCAGACTCATAACCTTTAAAGTGGTGTAAGCACTGTCTTACAGCATCTGCAGTGCCTTGAAACCAGCCTTTATTTTCTGGGGTTTGCTCTGCAGCAAGAATATCTACAAAAGCATCAGAAAAATATGAAAATTGGTAGGTATGCTTAATATGCTTATTAAGTGAAGCCGAGTTAAACTGAGTTAACACGAACATCCTTTTGATATTTGAATTCAAACAATTTGAAATAGGAATATCTACTAGACGATATTTACCTGCAATAGGAACAGCGGGTTTTGATCTCTGTGCTGTGAGTGGGTATAATCTTGAGCCTTGACCTCCTCCTAATATAATCGCTAGTACTTCCTTATTCATTATTTATTGCTTTTAGAGTTTGGAATTTTTATTTTTTGATAGTTACTTTTTTTGGTATCATTTCTTCATATAATGAGGCGTAAGTTCCAGCTGCATTTTCCCAGCTGTGGTCTATCTCCATCATTTGTTTTTGATTTGCACTAAAGGCTTTCTTATCCTTATAAAAAAGAGAAGCACGTTCTATACTGTATACAACATCCCATACAGAAGTTTGATCATGACAAATACCATTACCGCCATCACCTATGTCTACTACTGTATCTTTTAAACCTCCCGTACGGCGTACAATTGGCATACAACCGTATCTCAAACTATACAACTGATTTAAACCGCAAGGCTCCACCCTGCTAGGCATTAAAAGAAAATCTGCTCCAGCATATACTTGGTGTGACATTCTTTCTTCGTAGCCTATATGAGCATTATATCTTCCTTTATAGGTGGTTTTAAGTTCTTCTAGTTGGCGCTCCACTTCTGGCGAGCCGCTTCCTAATAAAATGATATTGACATCATGCTGTTTCAAAGCAGTATCGATAATCTCTGGTAGTAAATCTGCTCCTTTCTCCCAAACAAGTCTACCTATAAACCCAAAGAGTGGTTTTGAGGCGTCTAGTCCAAACTCATCACAAATAGCCTTTTTATTAGCCTCACGGCCTTTAGCTCTTGTCCTTATTGTATAATTTTTAATAAGATAATCGTCGGTGGCAGGATTCCATGTTTCGGCATCAATACCGTTTAGAATTCCAACGCACTTTAATTTCTCTTCTCTAAGCAGGCCTTCTAATCCATTTGCTTTTTCTTGTAATTCCACCATATATGATGGAGAAACGGTATTCACTCGCCATGCACATTTAATAGCAGCAGCAAGTGGGTTTATTTCTCCATACCAATCTAGTAGTCCTAGATCGCTTTCGCGAAAGCGTGGTAACATCCCTACCATATCATGAGAAAAATTACCTTGATACTGTGCATTGTGAATAGAAAGCAACGTAGGCACTTTCATAAGGCTATCGAATTCTGGGCAATGCTGCATCATAAAGGGTATAAATCCAGTATGATGGTCATGGCAATGTATAATATCTAATTTTCTCTTTAAACTGAGCACCCATTGCATCACTACTCGCTGAAAAGCGACAAAGCGTAAAGGATCATCATCATATCCATACACGTTTTTCCTATCTGTGAGCTCTGTAATTCTTACTACAAACAATGGAAAACCCAGCTCACTATCTACATCTATAACTTCGCTAAAATAAGTTTTACCCTCTATTACTAGGTTATAAAAAAACACGATAGAACCAGTTGCACGCTCCACCCAGCTAGTCTTATAATATGGCATAATAACTGCCGCTGTATGACCTATGCGATTTTGATATTTAGGAAGAGCACCTACCACATCTGCTAGCCCGCCCACTTTTGCGACAGGATAACACTCGGCACTTACATGAAGAATATTCATAGTTTCAGGTAATTAGATAATATCTTAAATGTAACGGTTATTAAGATTACGACTCTTTATGAGCTATTAAATATAGGTTAAATCATAAATAACTAAGCATGATTTATTCACATTTATAAGATAAAAAATCAAGTGATATCATAATTTTTTAATAATACCATAACAATACATGATGAACAGAAGTCTATTTTATCCCAATAAATGCAAACTTATAATTGCGTATGATATGTCATTTTCACAATGCTTTAACGACCAAGTCTACAGTAATGAATTAACTTTACTAAAAAAGGAAATAGTTATGAGAAGAATAATAGGAGTAGTTGCTTTATTGAGCATTTTTGCTAGTTGCAAAGGGTCTGCTCAAGAGAGCAAAAAAGAAAGTTTTGAGATTACAAAAACAGATGCCGAGTGGAAAGCTCAACTCACAGAAGAGCAATATTATGTGCTGCGTTTAGAAGGTACAGAGCGACCTAATTCTAGCCCGCTCAATAATGTAAAAGAAGCAGGAACTTTTCACTGTGCTGCTTGTGATACGCCGCTTTTTAAAACAAAAGATAAATTTGACAGTGGTACTGGATGGCCTAGTTTTGATAAAGGTATAGAAGGCAATATAGCCTATAGTACTGATCGTAAACTTGGTTATACTAGAACCGAAGAGCACTGTGCTACTTGTGGTGGACATCTAGGACACGTTTTTAACGACGGCCCTAAAAAAACTACTGGAAAGAGACATTGTATTAACGGAGACGCACTTGTATTTGTGCCAGATTCAAAATAATATGAGCTACCCAATAGAAAAAACGGAGGCTGAGTGGCTCGAAGAGCTAGGCCCAGATCGTTATCGCATACTTAGAGAAAAAGGAACAGAACGTCCATTTACTGGAACCTATAATCTACACAATGAAGAAGGCGCTTACCATTGCGGCGCTTGTGATCAAAAGCTTTTTGAAAGCGCGTCAAAATTTGACAGTGGTTGTGGATGGCCTAGTTTTGACGAGTCCATACCGGGAACTGTGGAATATGTACGTGACAAAACGCTAGGGATGATAAGAACAGAAATTCTTTGTTCTAATTGTGGTTCCCACTTGGGACACGTCTTTGATGACGGCCCTACTGCAAGCGGACAACGATACTGTGTAAACTCGCTCAGTATAGACTTTGAAAAATAAGAATCACGCTTTCGCGAAAGCGTAAAAACACCAATAAAAACCGAAGCAAACACTTCGGTTTTTGTGTTTTATATATGACGGGATAATCCGTATTTTTGAACTACAATAATTAGACTTAAAAAAATCTAGATATGAGCAAATATGATGTAATCGTTTTAGGAAGTGGTCCAGGCGGATATGTAACAGCAATACGCGCAAGCCAGTTAGGCTTAAAAACTGCGGTTATTGAAAAAGAAAGCCTAGGAGGTGTGTGTTTGAACTGGGGTTGTATCCCTACAAAAGCCCTTCTTAAAAGTGCTCAAGTATTTGAATACTTAAATCACGCAGAAGACTATGGTCTTAAAGCAACAGGAGTAGAAAAAGACTTTACTGCAGTTGTAAAGCGTAGCCGTGGTGTTGCTGAAGGAATGAGCAAAGGTGTTCAATTCTTAATGAAGAAAAATAAAATAGACGTCATAAATGGCTACGGAAAAATCAAGCCTGGTAAAAAGGTTGACGTAGACGGTAAAGAATATAGCGCAAACCATATTATTATTGCAACGGGAGCTCGCTCACGTGAGCTACCTAATCTTAAGCAAGACGGTGAGACAGTAATAGGATACCGTAAAGCGATGACACTTGAGAAGCAACCTAAATCTATGATTGTAGTAGGGTCTGGAGCAATAGGTGTTGAGTTTGCTAGTTTTTATAACACAATGGGTACAGATGTAACTATTGTAGAGTACTTACCAAACGTTGTTCCTGTAGAGGATGAAGATGTATCAAAGCAATTTGAGCGTTCTATGAAGAAGGCTGGAATTAAAGTGATGACAAACTCTTCTGTAGAAAAGGTAGAAAAAACAAAAACTGGTGTAAAAGCTACGGTAAAGACTAAAAAAGGAGAGGAAATCCTTGAGGCAGATATCGTACTAAGTGCAGTAGGAATCAAAACTAATATTGAAAACATAGGCCTTGAGGATGTAGGTATCGTAACAGATAAAGACAAAATTATCGTTAACGATTTTTACCAAACTAACATGCCTGGTTATTATGCAATAGGAGATGTAACTCCTGGTCCTGCTCTTGCTCACGTAGCATCTGCAGAAGGAATTACTTGTGTAGAGAAAATTGCGGGTATGAACGTAGAAAAAATAGACTACGGCAACATTCCTGGATGTACCTATGCAACTCCAGAGATCGCATCTGTAGGAATGACAGAAAAGCAAGCAAAAGAGGCTGGATATGAATTAAAAGTGGGTAAATTCCCTTTTTCTGCATCTGGTAAAGCAAGTGCTTCTGGAGCAAAAGATGGTTTTGTAAAAGTAATCTTTGATGCAAAATATGGAGAGTGGCTAGGATGTCACATGATAGGTGCAGGAGTTACAGATATGATCGCAGAAGCTGTATTAGGACGTAAACTTGAAACTACAGGTCACGAAGTATTAAAAACCATTCACCCACACCCTACAATGAGTGAGGCTGTAATGGAAGCAGTGGCAGATGCTTATGGAGAAGTAATTCACTTATAAGAGCTACACTTTATACATATAAAGTTTTTAGAAAATCCTGCCTTTGGCAGGATTTTCTATTTTATAACCTCTCAAAATAGTTAGCTTTACTATTGGTAATTAACAGCTGTATGATGAAACATCTTAATCTCTTTAAATTATTATATCTCTTTGTAATTTCCTTCATATTAGTGTCGTGCGGGCCTGCTTCAAATACGAATCGTTTCGCACCACTTACCACAGTAAACACTGCAGAGTCTATAGAGAAACCATATGTTATATTAATATCACTAGATGGTTTTAGACATGATTATGTAAATACTTATAACCCTCCTTATCTAAGTTCATTTATAGAAGAAGGATCTCAAGCCGCTTCCCTAATACCATCTTTTCCCACTAAAACATTCCCTAATCATTACACGATCGCAACAGGAATGTATCCTGATAACCACGGGCTGCTTGCAAACTCATACTATGATTATGATAAGAAAAAAACGTACAGCATAGGTAATCGAGAGACCGTGGTAGATGGGTCTTTTTATAAAGGAACTCCATTATGGGTAAACGCAAATAGTAC includes:
- a CDS encoding glycoside hydrolase family 31 protein: MIVNTELEQKGNQFPKNVVDVKQETDILYFTTSNEVILELTVLRDSVIRFRFATGGVFEPDFSYAIDEDAPRGYNHLELTDDDKYYHVNTAKLHIRIEKESLQTSIYDTNGNLINEDELGFHYEESFQYGGNIVKMSKKAQHAESYYGLGDKPMHSNLRGKRMHNWATDQYAFAKDQDPIYKAVPFYIGLHQKKAYGVFFDNTFKTYFDFAHERMGVTSFWAQGGEMNYYFIYGPDMSEVVASYTNLTGVPELPPLWALGYHQCKWSYFPESNVKEIASKFRELKIPCDGIYLDIDYMDGWRCFTWNKDHFPDPKRMVKELADDGFKTIVIIDPGIKIDKDYWVYNEGVENDYFCKRADGPAMKGKVWPGECNFPDYTNPKVRDWWAGLFKELIQDVGVKGVWNDMNEPAVMEVPGKTFPPDVRHNYDGHPCSHLKAHNIYGTQMARATYEGVKKFAYPKRPFVITRSAYSGAQRYTSSWTGDNVASWEHLWVANIQVQRMCISGMSFTGTDIGGFAEQPTGELYARWIQLGVFHPFCRTHSSGHHGDQEPWTFDEGVTDIARKFINLRYRLLPYLYTMFYEYIKKGTPLLKPLVYFDQDDAQTHYRTDEFIFGHHILVCPILEPNAKGRRMYVPRGQWYNYWTKQIVQGGKEQWVDADIDEMPLFVKEGTILPKYPLQQYVGELTIEQVELEVYYGLGKNASKLYEDAQDGYDYKKDRYSYRTFKMVGREKDWIIQQHKRGDFITTYDTFRIHLIGLPFEIKDIELDNQKVSLEDVQFDPITCALIINKDFTELHLSGI
- the glgB gene encoding 1,4-alpha-glucan branching protein GlgB, giving the protein MAEVIAHSLFTAFDIDLFKGGKHYRLHDKMGSHPITVDGVDGTYFSVWAPSAKRVSVVGDFNYWNEEEHILNVRWDGSGIWEGFIPEIAHGEVYKYKIHSNHNDVVTEKADPYARRAEHPPQTASVVYKTNHNWKDAAWMKKRHKHNSLNAPYSVYEMHLASWRRKQDEGNRSLSYTELASELVAYVKELNFTHVEFMPVMEHPYDPSWGYQITGYFAPTSRFGYPEELMTLIDALHQNDIGVILDWVPSHFPEDAHGLGNFDGTACYEHPDRKKGWHPDWKSLIFNYERNEVRSFLISNALFWLEQYHVDGLRVDAVASMLYLDYSREEGEWEPNDQGGRENLAVISFLKELNAEVYASFPDVQTIAEESTNFPAVSRPVFSGGLGFGQKWMMGWMHDTLAYFKRDTIYRNHHHNEISFSMTYGFTENFMLPLSHDEVVYGKKSIIGRMPGDEWQRFANLRLLYTYMYTHPGSKLLFMGSEFGQGTEWNFQEQLDWYVLEYDIHKAALSAFKDINGLYTLTPALYEKQFEPEGFEWIAHDDNTNAILSYIRKGNDENSVVVCVFNMTPTPQPQYRIGLPFKGSLREIHNSDASKYAGTGDYHNKKLDVTETYWNGKDHSAEVKIGPLAGVIFELKK
- a CDS encoding glucose-1-phosphate adenylyltransferase, yielding MMNKEVLAIILGGGQGSRLYPLTAQRSKPAVPIAGKYRLVDIPISNCLNSNIKRMFVLTQFNSASLNKHIKHTYQFSYFSDAFVDILAAEQTPENKGWFQGTADAVRQCLHHFKGYESDYIMILSGDQLYQMDFNEMLDAHKASGAEISIASLPVNAKDATSFGILKTKEDNMIDSFIEKPAAELLPEWESEVSPAMKSEGKHYLASMGIYIFNKDLLINLLEGTDTMDFGKEIIPQSIENHKVLSYAYEGYWTDIGNIDSFFEANIDLTSDMPKFNLFNKGQTILTRPRVLPPTKISGTTLEKSIVAEGSIIHGSRIANSVIGIRSRIGKGTVIENCYVMGSNRFLDLEEINAARDKGIPHVGIGDRCFITNCIIDKNAKIGDDVRITGGKHLDDVETDTYVVRDGIVVVKNGATIVSGTTI
- a CDS encoding glycogen synthase yields the protein MNILHVSAECYPVAKVGGLADVVGALPKYQNRIGHTAAVIMPYYKTSWVERATGSIVFFYNLVIEGKTYFSEVIDVDSELGFPLFVVRITELTDRKNVYGYDDDPLRFVAFQRVVMQWVLSLKRKLDIIHCHDHHTGFIPFMMQHCPEFDSLMKVPTLLSIHNAQYQGNFSHDMVGMLPRFRESDLGLLDWYGEINPLAAAIKCAWRVNTVSPSYMVELQEKANGLEGLLREEKLKCVGILNGIDAETWNPATDDYLIKNYTIRTRAKGREANKKAICDEFGLDASKPLFGFIGRLVWEKGADLLPEIIDTALKQHDVNIILLGSGSPEVERQLEELKTTYKGRYNAHIGYEERMSHQVYAGADFLLMPSRVEPCGLNQLYSLRYGCMPIVRRTGGLKDTVVDIGDGGNGICHDQTSVWDVVYSIERASLFYKDKKAFSANQKQMMEIDHSWENAAGTYASLYEEMIPKKVTIKK
- the msrB gene encoding peptide-methionine (R)-S-oxide reductase MsrB, which encodes MRRIIGVVALLSIFASCKGSAQESKKESFEITKTDAEWKAQLTEEQYYVLRLEGTERPNSSPLNNVKEAGTFHCAACDTPLFKTKDKFDSGTGWPSFDKGIEGNIAYSTDRKLGYTRTEEHCATCGGHLGHVFNDGPKKTTGKRHCINGDALVFVPDSK
- the msrB gene encoding peptide-methionine (R)-S-oxide reductase MsrB — encoded protein: MSYPIEKTEAEWLEELGPDRYRILREKGTERPFTGTYNLHNEEGAYHCGACDQKLFESASKFDSGCGWPSFDESIPGTVEYVRDKTLGMIRTEILCSNCGSHLGHVFDDGPTASGQRYCVNSLSIDFEK
- the lpdA gene encoding dihydrolipoyl dehydrogenase, translated to MSKYDVIVLGSGPGGYVTAIRASQLGLKTAVIEKESLGGVCLNWGCIPTKALLKSAQVFEYLNHAEDYGLKATGVEKDFTAVVKRSRGVAEGMSKGVQFLMKKNKIDVINGYGKIKPGKKVDVDGKEYSANHIIIATGARSRELPNLKQDGETVIGYRKAMTLEKQPKSMIVVGSGAIGVEFASFYNTMGTDVTIVEYLPNVVPVEDEDVSKQFERSMKKAGIKVMTNSSVEKVEKTKTGVKATVKTKKGEEILEADIVLSAVGIKTNIENIGLEDVGIVTDKDKIIVNDFYQTNMPGYYAIGDVTPGPALAHVASAEGITCVEKIAGMNVEKIDYGNIPGCTYATPEIASVGMTEKQAKEAGYELKVGKFPFSASGKASASGAKDGFVKVIFDAKYGEWLGCHMIGAGVTDMIAEAVLGRKLETTGHEVLKTIHPHPTMSEAVMEAVADAYGEVIHL